The Amycolatopsis coloradensis sequence GGCGGTCATAACGACCACCAGTTTCCCACGAACCGGCTCAGGACAAGCGCGCCCCGTCGGTGGCGGAGAACACGTGCAGCTCGTCGGGACGGATCCGCAGGTGCAGGGTGTCACCCATGGCCGGCGGCTTGCGCGGGTCGACACGGGTGACGACGTTCGACTTCGTGCCTTCGGCGTCGGTCTCGGCCAGCTTGCCGTACACGTACGCGTCCGAGCCGAGCTCCTCGACGAGGTCGACCTTGACCGGCACGGTGCCGTCCTCGCTGGTGGTCACCTCGAGCGACTCCGGACGGAAGCCGAGGGTGACCGTGTCGCCGTCGGCCTTGGCGAGGATCTCGCGCGTCAGCGGCACCCGCGCGCCACCCAGCTCGGCACCGTCTTCGGTGAGCTTCGCGGTGACGAGGTTCATCGCGGGCGAGCCGATGAACCCGGCGACGAAAGCGTTTGCGGGCCGGTCGTACAGGGCGCGCGGGGTGTCGCACTGCTGCAGAAGACCGTCCGAAAGGACCGCGACCCGGTCACCCATCGTCATGGCCTCGACCTGGTCGTGCGTGACGTACACGGTGGTGACGCCGAGGCGGCGCTGCAGCGCGGCGATCTGCGTACGGGTGGAGACACGCAGCTTGGCGTCGAGGTTCGACAGCGGCTCGTCCATGAGGAAGACCTGCGGCTCACGAACGATGGCGCGGCCCATCGCGACACGCTGGCGCTGACCACCGGAGAGCGCCTTCGGCTTGCGGTCGAGGTACTGCTCGATGTCGAGCAGCTTGGCCGCGTCGAGCACCTTCTGCTTGATCTCCGACGCCGGACGGCCAGCGATCTTCAGCGCGAAGCCCATGTTCTGGCCCACGGTCATATGCGGGTACAGCGCGTAGTTCTGGAACACCATCGCGATGTCGCGGGCACGCGGCGGCAGCTGCGTGACGTCGCGGTCGCCGATCCACACGGCGCCTTCGTCGATGTCCTCGAGGCCGGCGAGCATCCGCAGGCTGGTGGACTTGCCACAGCCGGAAGGCCCGACCAGCACGAGGAACTCGCCGTCGGCGATCTCGAGGTCGAGTGCGTCCACGGCGGGCCGCTCGGAGCCCGCGTAGCGCCGGGTCGCCTTGTCGTAGGTGATCGTGGCCATCGGTTCAGTCCTCTTTCGGTTTCGCGGAAATGCCGTGCCCGAGTTCGCGGGCTTCGAGATGCCGTTGCCGGATCCGGTGCCCTTCGGCGCTGTCCGTTTCGGTCGGCTCGAGTGGGGTGTAGCCGTGCTGTTCCTGCCAGCGGGGAGGTTCCGTGCTGGAAGCGAGGGCCCAGGCCGCCTGCCGCGCGGCACCGACCGCGACGTACTCGGCGACTTCGGGGATGACGACGGGCACGCCGAAGACGATCGGCGCGACCGCGCGGACGGCGGCCGACTGCGCGCCGCCACCGATCAAGAGCACGCGGCGGACTTCCAGCCCCTGCTCGCGCAGGGCGTCGAGACCGGCGGCGAGGCCGCACAGCATGCCTTCGACGGCGGCGCGGGCGAGGTTCTCGGGCGTCATGTTGGCGCGGGTCAGGCCGAAGAGCGTGCCGTTGGCGTCCGGAAGGTTCGGCGTCCGCTC is a genomic window containing:
- a CDS encoding ABC transporter ATP-binding protein, translating into MATITYDKATRRYAGSERPAVDALDLEIADGEFLVLVGPSGCGKSTSLRMLAGLEDIDEGAVWIGDRDVTQLPPRARDIAMVFQNYALYPHMTVGQNMGFALKIAGRPASEIKQKVLDAAKLLDIEQYLDRKPKALSGGQRQRVAMGRAIVREPQVFLMDEPLSNLDAKLRVSTRTQIAALQRRLGVTTVYVTHDQVEAMTMGDRVAVLSDGLLQQCDTPRALYDRPANAFVAGFIGSPAMNLVTAKLTEDGAELGGARVPLTREILAKADGDTVTLGFRPESLEVTTSEDGTVPVKVDLVEELGSDAYVYGKLAETDAEGTKSNVVTRVDPRKPPAMGDTLHLRIRPDELHVFSATDGARLS